The Aedes albopictus strain Foshan chromosome 2, AalbF5, whole genome shotgun sequence region CCAATTCTCGCAGTAAAACTGGGTTACACATGTGTGCCATTTGCCCAGTTGCCTCGATGTGGTCGCACAGGTTTTGAACCGCCATGCCGAAAGTGATTAACGTTTCCAACCTGTCAGCTCTTGGTGCTGGAGTCTCACGAACTTTGTCCAGCAATGTCTGGATTATTAGCTCCGGTCTACCGTACAGCATGTACAATGTGGACATGACATGAGGGACACACGCCGGAAGGAGTAAGCGGCTCTTCACCGCCTCGAACGCCTTGCCCTGTAGCGCACGTTGTAGCCGAGCTAAATTTTCCACATTGGAATACCCACAGGCGGCCGTCGAATTGGTGTACGCACTGAAAAACAGCGGCCAATCCTCAGGATCCCCTCGAAACGGCGGAAGATCTCTCGGCATGACTTGCCTCGCCAACAGTTGTTGCTGCGTTGGACCCACCGGGCCCGGGAAGCTTGACGGAAGAGCTGAACTCGCTGGATAATACCCACCCACGGGAGCTTGCGATACGATGGGATTTTGGTTCAATCTAGGTGCACTTGCGTTCACTGAAAACCCCCCATAAACCGATGGTTGCGGAATCGATACTGTTGGAATCGTCGGACAGGCCGTTACCACGTTTGTCATGTTCGCATTCCTCAAATCCATCGAGGAAACCTGAGTGCTAATAGGAAACGCACTGATTTGTCGAGGGTGATCCCCCCCAGGTGGCGAGTATCCGTACAAAGGAATAGATGGCGTTGTAGAACACTGACCTGCAGAAACCGGGCCTGTGGAAACTCTCGACATGCTACTAGGGACCCCAAACATCAGGGATGAGAAAGAAGGATCGAATACATACTGATTTGCAGAACCCGCCGTCGTTGGTGTGGAGCTGTTGTTGAATACGGGTGTGACCGGTGTTGTCACCTGTGGCCCCGTGCTCACTGGTGTGATTGACAGATTGTCCATCTCGTCGATCATCCGTCCCAGCCAGCCTCCGACATTGCCGACCCCGACCGCGGCGGACTGTTCATTGAAGCTGTTCGATGCCGCCCCACTGATGACACCTTGCAGGGCATTATTCGCTAGTTGACTGAGCATTGCCTTCttcctctccagttccttcttgtGGCTCTCTTCCAACTGCTGCTCGAGGAATGCTCGATGTTCCTGCACCCATTGCAGACTCGCTCTTGCCTGCTCTGTCAGCAAAGGTTGGCCGTAATTAGTCGTAGTAGTTGAAATCATCATTGCCGGAACCCGACCGGAGGGCCCAGCCACAGCGGGTGGCACCAATCCAGGAGGCACAGTCGACGATGCCGTTGAAAATGCGGCTGTTCCAGCTAGCGTAAACCCTGAGTTGGTTGCGATCGTTACCACTGAGGAGTTCGGTGCTACGGCTAACGGTGGATCGGTAGTCATAGTGGAGGAAACGTTGACGTTAGTAGCTGGGAATACAAGATCACTTCCAGACAACTCGCCGATCCGAGTCGATGACGGCAAAGCCGCACACCGTGCGCACATCCAGCTTTCGTTGGCTATCGCTGACGTCACTCCCACGCATTGGTAGTGATACCATTCTTGGCACACTGCGCAGAAGACCATGTCGTCCACGTTATTCGACCTCTGGCAGAGCTTGCAGTCGAACCGATCCGTTTCAGGCATCCTTACCTTCACTATTCGAAGCACTTTCTTAAGCTTTGTTGGGAAGAATTTCGGACCTTCTATTAGAATCGCACGGTTGATGTTGTGGTGCCGAGTTCTTAAGCTGGGAGTAAGATTTATTATGTAAAAATGGCCTGAGTATAAGAAATGCATAATTACTTACAAAGTGGTATCCTCAGTTAGCTCTATCCCAACAATCTTAGAAGTAATAATCCAATTTATCGTCCACAGGACTAAATGTATGCCTATATAGGGTAATAATTCATTATTCTTAATTTTGGACCCCAATAAATGCTCATAAACTTACAAAGGAAATTTAGAGATCACACGCAGACACAATCCTAGCAATATCCGAAACAATCAGATCGCGGTAACCTGTACGGGAACAATACTAGGGTAATTtgggatttttctgtatttaacaGACTACAAACAACTTACAGTGCAACAAACTGAGCAATCTCGTTAAATTAACTAAATATAATCTACGAATTCAACTTTAATTCAAAGTAATAAATTTGGATCAAACGACTACTGCTTCACACATGACTTGCAAGTTCACATCACATCTACCTATTCTATCCGTCATCCTGACATTCGTTACGCTTCGGGTCTTACGCCTTGTCGCTGTCAGTTTGTACGCATAGAGTCCGATCGGGGGGTATCGAAGGTCGATTCAGTATTCGAAATTTCCGTGCTGCCAGAGTCGGCAACAAATATgctaatatattagtttttttttacgttttgaaGGTTTAGGGACCAGAAGGGTACCCTGGattatatttttatcaaaaaattcagcaaatttggtgtcaaaaatcaaaaatgtatgttttttagtttttgagatatgatcttTTGAATACAGAGCTGAATACAGCTCTAAAATTGCCTAAAATTGTAAATTCACGTAAAACTATGACTTGTATTgctttttgagtgattcctgttttttggtatccatacatgtataaggattcaaaatataatcaaattaaaaaaaaaatgttttgtatgagaaaatttggccatttttcaaaaaattatatcccaaaaaacttaaaaaacatacatctctgattttttgatatgttacgccaaatctcCTGAGctttttgataaaaatatttaattagggtacctctttggttccgagactatgaaaaagtgaaaaactaatatatttgcatatttcacttgatgattttgtggctatatcggtctctttctactcataagtataagggagtagagatcaaagtggataatgaaatggtagatatgatagaattcgctaggtagcgaacaagtgtgaaaatttttatagaaggtgaaattaggcaagtaggccatgtattgaacgaatacatcgaatgcgtgaaacttctgccgtgcgacctgtgcttttaaacagatcggcttggttggtagttcataccaccttaccaagactggcttggtatgaactaccaaccaagccgatctgtttaaaagcacaggtcgcacggcagaagtttcacgcattcgatgtattcgttcaatacatggcctacttgcctaatttcatcttctataaaaattttcacacttgttcgctacctagcgaattctatcatatctatcatttcattatccactttgatctctactcccttatacttatgagtagaaagagaccaatatagccacaaaatcatcaagttaattatagaatatggtcgataaatcagtacatgatttGCATATTTCTTATACAAAAACGCAATTTGGCCATTTCATCGTATTTTCctgaaaactatattttagtagCTTTCCAACAAAAAAAAGTAGTCAAAAATCGGTCAATTGATTCAatagtaatgattttttgaaaaaatttagtttccttatctgaaaattggtcattctaatgacgaaataaaaaatacgggtctaattattttcgaagaactacgaacccaccaagtttcacgacaatcgcagttgcactatatcgtttttctatggcatGGCTGAGttgctagaagaatttttggaagaaatccagcagaaatttgaaacaaatctaGAAGATTATTTGAAAGAATCATTAATATATATTTCTAAGGGAGTTGATTTCTTCGAAGGCATCTCTTAAGGAATGGAAATTTGAAGTATGCTCTGCAGTAATTCCACAAAgagttcctagagatattcctggagaaacgccaaTAAATTACTCcagacaagcccgtgcacaagggaggggttttgggggtaaaACCTCTCCCATTATCGAttatccatacactaggcgcccctccgccctttgccaaaataAGGAAACCCCCTCCCTTGTCATCTTTTCTGTGCATTTCATGCACGGGCCTGACTCCAAAAGTGGTTTATTTATTTATGGACACATCACATTAACAGGCAAACAACATCCCCAATGATGTTTAACCTAATCCTAGACTTATTTCTAATGTTTCTAATTTTTAACAATAACTTTGTCACACTTAAAGGTAGAATTACACAAGTCAAGAGTACATAAAATTCAATACAAAAAAATACACAGCAATTAAACACATCTAACGGGAACTgctaaaatatcttgaaaaagtTCGGTGGAGAATGCGACGAGGGGTATTAAAGTCAAAATAAGAGGCTACTCGGTTGAAGATTCTTTGGATGCCAACTACGGCTCCATACATGCTATAGTTTGACCGTCTAAGTGGCAAGTGAAGCAGGAGGTTGTTGAGTAGTGCTCTAGGAGCAGCGTACAAATTAACTTGTTCCAAAATAGTCGGGCAGTCAATACGACCTTGCAGATCGTCCGCTATGAATAGGGCTCTTGCTGTATTGCGTCTTACATGTAAGGGTTCTAGGTCAATAAGTTGGCAACGATTTTCATAGCTGGTTTCTGACATCTCTGGAGGGGTTCCAGAAGGGTCCCCCGGaacaaatctgaaagaatccctgaagagagatcccaagagaagtttatggtgtaatccctggaaaaatatttgagcaatttctgagaaaCCCCCAGGAGAATCTTTTGGAAACATTCTGGAAGAATTAGGAAAATGTTTTGGAAACTTTTCAGAGGATATTCTGAgagaatctgaaagaattccagaaaagaacCTCTCGAAGAGCTCCAACGAAAACTTCAGAAAGCCATTGCTGAAaaaacaaaatttctgaaggaatcactggataaaTTTCGAGATGAGTAttcggaggaacctctggagaatgtcctgcaagaatctcttggAAAAATAGCTGGGCAAAAACTGGAGAAACGCCGGGAGGAGCATCTTGAGGACTTTTTtcaacttctgtaggagttcctggaacgatctaggaaaaaaaaacccgtaggagattccaaaggaattcgtacaGAAATATTTGGtacaatttcttctgaaattacgaAAAGGAACAATTCAGAATATTCAGTAGGAATCTCTAAGCAACTTCTAAAATATGCAGTTTCTATTTTCATTAAACAATAACGAAATTTGAGCTGCTGGACAACTGCAGCATATGATGTCAATGAATTATCAttttacttaaccctctaatacccaaatttttgattttgatctaaatatcatgtttcgccatctaaaatcgatttaaacatgttttggaagataattcttttttattctcgatttcgtgagtttcagtttttgatttttctaatttttattttagaACATcccctcacttttatatttttcctggaagccaatttggggaacggattttttgagatgaaaacattttgagattttatgattattgttgacatattattattttaaattttttttacagaaaattttattttcggtGTAATTTGAAGGAAACTAATTttattcccttaaactattaaacaaggatagaatgatttgggaaaaaaataaaatatgttaattgtagcgattcaatacaaaataaacaatgacttctaaaatgtGTGTTGGGGCGGTTTtcttgtgaaactggcaacactgtaggaGCTTATACGACAGTAGAAAAGGTAGCTAGTAGAGTGAGCTGTTCATCAGTTGGAAGTGTGAGCCTTTGTTAAGGACTGATAGGAACACTTAAATGTAAGGTAAAATAATTGTAATTAATATTTAATCttttataataataaataaatcaagccgaacatttcaaaaggtccttgaaccaattgacttgaaatgttgtacacgggtagatactaccgtgtgcgcacctaactttgcgcaggtccaaactttgcgcatttttGTAAAATATcgaaacaaataactaaatgtcaacatattcaccactttaatcattgcactagcattgtgtaaacataaacattatttggcaaatatttaattgccataaaatctttgtttatgttgaataataaacaaaaaatacacaaaaatgtcaaaatttaccTCGCTTCAACAcggttgccaagaagtaactctactaaaaatcaacattttcctcgataaaactgtgcaacgatgattaattttgcagttaattgacaaaaaaggtgatattctagtatTATCAATCACAGATCGTAATAAATTTTAcaatttaattagtaaatagtggtgcgcaatgtttggaaccattatttgcactgtgttcctaatttttgcgcactttcagtaaatgcatgttgaacgtgaatacatgacttatgaaccatttaaatattatgtaacaccagtactgataatttcaggcctgcctctccaccatgtagcagattttgtacagaaattagtagaaaattgtatgaaccgtagcactacggcaggcactctccatctgtctacaatgagacgtgatttgtgaacagtccttcatttggattttccggcggtaaatgttagggacgattcaaatatgacgtccaccattttttagatttttagaaccccctcttcccctgggccaccgcgtcacgcttcatagtatacCTTATACATGTCATATCACACTTTTTCAGACAACACCAGCCTCTTCCccccaaagatggacgtcatatttaaatgacccGTTATTGTTCCTATTCGTAACGGTCACTTCATTTATCAGGAAGCCTTTACCTTTGATCTTTAGCCACAGGAAACAATCCCTAATgaagtttggattgttcacacggtaggtgcctgaggcatgtcggacttcggatacagagatatatcttca contains the following coding sequences:
- the LOC134286802 gene encoding mucin-17-like, which codes for MPETDRFDCKLCQRSNNVDDMVFCAVCQEWYHYQCVGVTSAIANESWMCARCAALPSSTRIGELSGSDLVFPATNVNVSSTMTTDPPLAVAPNSSVVTIATNSGFTLAGTAAFSTASSTVPPGLVPPAVAGPSGRVPAMMISTTTTNYGQPLLTEQARASLQWVQEHRAFLEQQLEESHKKELERKKAMLSQLANNALQGVISGAASNSFNEQSAAVGVGNVGGWLGRMIDEMDNLSITPVSTGPQVTTPVTPVFNNSSTPTTAGSANQYVFDPSFSSLMFGVPSSMSRVSTGPVSAGQCSTTPSIPLYGYSPPGGDHPRQISAFPISTQVSSMDLRNANMTNVVTACPTIPTVSIPQPSVYGGFSVNASAPRLNQNPIVSQAPVGGYYPASSALPSSFPGPVGPTQQQLLARQVMPRDLPPFRGDPEDWPLFFSAYTNSTAACGYSNVENLARLQRALQGKAFEAVKSRLLLPACVPHVMSTLYMLYGRPELIIQTLLDKVRETPAPRADRLETLITFGMAVQNLCDHIEATGQMAHMCNPVLLRELVDKIPAQLRLNWALYKQQLATADLRTR